Genomic segment of Coffea arabica cultivar ET-39 chromosome 1e, Coffea Arabica ET-39 HiFi, whole genome shotgun sequence:
GAGGACTGTGGCTCTGCAAATTGGGCGGTGGGCGCGACAGGAAAGTTTTGTCAAGTAGGAAAAATGGGAAAACTCATTTAGTAATAATATGATTCCATGCAATAATGTACATACACACATACGCGTACAGCGCAATCGAACTTGTTATTCACGCTCGTGTCTTTAGACGGATAAAGGGCTCAAAGGATATGGTTCTGTGACCGAATTTCCAATGCGTGCCGTTTGTGTCATCTTCCCTTCCAAGTTGCAAGATTCGGTTGACAAGGATGGTTATCGAAAAAACTTCTTTGCTGAAAAGAAGATGTGCGTGCATAAGCCTTCTCTTTGCTTTGCTTGGTTCTTCCTCTTTTAATTGAGGCGTGTTATGGTATTTCTCTACCTTAGActgtttgatgaaatttttcttCTGTCCGTCAATGCATCTGCAAGCCTCAGTTGATCATCATGTCTGTTCCACAATTCAGGCTAGTGACAACATTACAAGTTTCAGGCTATGAGCCCACCCAATAGGTCAGTTTTTGTGCGTATAATTATTATACTATTCCGATAACAGCACATTTCTGTCAACACCAAATTACACCGGAAGATGTTATTGGCACTTCTAGAAAAGTCTCTGATACTcccatcttttctttttatgcTTTTAAAGGGAAGATGGAGTACTAAAGACCTTTTTTACAAATGCTAATATCATTTTCCATTACACCTACCAAAGGTCCACTGCTCGCCAccctcattttttctttccatcttTTTGTCCTCTAGCATCtgcttttcttttatctttgacCTCCTTCTGACAAGGAAAATGCATGTATTTTTAAGTGATTATCATCCATATATACATTACCAGATCATGgtttattttccctttttttttttttaaattgtctTCTCCTTTCTTTTGGGTGTAAACAAACACCATATCACGACCTTATATGTAACCAGTTGGTGGAAAGGAACAAATGGTTTCACAAGGACCAACATCAAACAATAGGTGTTCCAAGTGTGAAAACAAGCGAATGAAGTCTATTACTATTTGGAAGGTAATAGCTACTGCTACTGTATTTCATTCCTTCTTTGACTTGTTCATATACGTAGTCCAATAGCTCAAAGAAAGAATTGGACCACTAACATAAGAAATCCAATCAAAAGGCAGATCTTTTTTAGCATCACTATCACCAGGCATTGAAATTATAAAAGCCACACCTAAACTTTAATCACTCACAAACTTTAACTTCAGCACTTTAATTTTCTCCCATCATTACTCGGTAAGAGTAATTCTTCCAATCTCATAGAACTGCCATGCTTTTGTTGCCCGATGAGTGTTGTTATTTGTTTGCTTGGCATCtgggaaagaaaggaaagagagaaGAGGATCCAACACAGAATTTCATTAACAATTTTGAGGGAGTCCACATATATACGTTACTATAAAGATTAAGCTCACCTTGCATGCGCGATATGGCTATACACTCAATTCCAATTTCCAAGTAACAGAGTGTAAAGCACAAGCCATCTGATTCAGAAGTACCGAGTCTTGTTGGCAATATTAAGGGGATTCTCCTCTTCCTTCTGTGAGCATGTATACTGGTCCAAATATGGAAACTGGATGCAGGCATTGCTCTAAACTATATCCAATTGCAAATATGAAGTATCATGAGCTTTCTTCAAACTGGAACGAAATAGAAATTAACATATTGTTTCGTTAAGTTCATAATATCCTAAGGAGAAAATGTTTATCAAGGCCACTGCAAATACCTGAAAGTAGTTCAGGCCACACGTCAAGACTAAGCGGTTCCCAGGTACTGTAGACAAGTCTAAAACTGCTGTTGGAGACCATGAGGAAACCAATCTGAAGCAAGTGTTGTACAATAGAAACAAGGGTTAGATCAAGGTTTTCATATACTTGCTTCGTAAATATTTTTAACTTCTTTGAATGTACAGCTACTCTCCACCACATCATGTTCATAGGAACGGAAGGAATAATCAAGCATGGACGTGCCTGAACCTCCTACCACTCATTAAGTCAAGGTGGACccttttgcagcatcatcaacaTCCTTTGGCAAAAACAAGTTTTCCAAACTATTGCCTGTACACATACTGCATAACCCCATATGACTAATACCAATATATATGCTTCTATGGCTCCACCGCCGAACTGCAACATGAACAATTTGTCCTATATAGCATCTCTCCCAATAATATACAATGTAGGCTGCTATAGTTTAGCATGTTTTCTATGGTTAAGCCTGGATAGGAAAGGTAGGTATCAGGTTAAGGTATTTCATATGTCTGTCATCCTTAGACAGCAAGTCTATCACCACAGACAAAGTAGATGCATCTGGTAAAAACTCTCTCTCTGCCAATCTCTGAAGAAGTTCAATCACTCTATCTGCCTCGTTACTAATACAGAAACCTCGCATAAGCGTATTGAAGGTGACCAAATTAGGAGCACAACCTTTCTCCTCCATCTCCAAAAACATATTACTTGCCTTTTCCAAATTACCAGCTTTACAAAATCCATGTATCATGATGGAATACGTAACAACAGTTGGCACCAAACCTCTCTCAGATAATGTGCCAAATAGCTCAATGGCAATATCGAGTTTTCCTCCTTTGCACAACCCATCCAGGATGCAGTTGAAGGTTTCAATCTGCAGCTCACATCCACTTTTCTCCAGATTGTGGAACAACTCCATGGCCTCCATAAGGCAATCATTCTTGCAAAATCCACTCAGTAATATATTATTAGTAGAAGACTCTGGTGTAATGCCATAAACTTGCATATCTGCAAAACATTTCCTTGCATCCTCAACCATACCGTCTTGAAAAAGGCCAGTTAGCAAAGAATTGAATGTGCTAATCATTGGTTTACATCCCTTTTGCACCATCTCTCTGTAAAGCCTCATGGCTTCATCACTCCTCCTGCACTTGAAATACCCATTGATCAATATATTGTAGCTTATCACGTTACATTCATGGCCTTTTGCAGCCATTGAAACAAACAACTCCCTTGCATCATCAACCTTACCCTCCAAGCAAAGTCCATCCATCAATGTGTTGAAGGTAATAACATCAGGATTTTCAACCCTCTGAATCATCAAATCTAATAACCCATTTGCCTCACTCAGCTTCCCCTCTTTGCAAAGTGCATTTATCAAGATGTTAAACGTAACAACATTGGGACGAATTCCCCGGTCCAGCATGGTAATGAAAAAACCTTTAGCCTCCTCCCACTCACCCGCATCACACAGACCGTGGATCAATGAGCTATAAACAACCACATCTGGAGATATCCTTTGCCCCTCCATCTCCAAAAAGAGTTCTTTGGCCTTATCCATTAAACCCTCCTTACAAAGTCCGTCGATGATTGTGCTATAACAAACTAAATTAGTCTTAAACTTAGAACCAGAAGGAACAGTCCCACTCCCCATTTTCCTGTGCAGGTCCAGTGCCTTCTCCGAGTGTCCACTCCTACATAATGCATTTATCAAGATTCCCCAAGTTTTAATGTTAGGTTGACAACCTAACTcaataattttcttgaaaagtCGTACAGCTTCACCAATCTTTCCCTCCAAACCCATACCCTTGATCAATGATGTAAAAGTTACAATATTTGGCCTATAGCCCTTCCTGTAAATAACCCCCAAAACAGCAAAAGCAAGACTGACCCTTTGCAGAGTACAACAACTATTAAGCAAAATATTGAGAGTGATAAAATCAGGCTCTAAATCAGCGTCCAAAATTCTACCATACATGGAATATACATGATTATAATGCTTATTTTTAGCTACAGCAGCCAACAACGAATTGAAATATGACATGGGTAAAGGGGGATGCATTTGAAGCATGTGATCAAAATGGTCCAAGGCATCGTTGATGTTGTTGGCTTTGGCATTTTTACAGTcggttttgagaaatttatcAACTGGGGTTGGGAGTGGGGTCGAGGTTTTTGAGGAGGGACTAAAGGGTTTAAGGAATAACGTTGAAAGCTCACCTCTGCGAACGATTCTTGAAATTGTAGTTGCAGAAGCAAAGCAAGCTGAGGATTTTCTAATCATCTCTGCACTCTAAGCCGCTTGGACAGAGCAGGTGGCGGGTTCCAATGGAGGGACTTTTAACAAGCATTGGGCTTGGGCTGTACGGTAAATTGACGGACTCTAAGTCGAGCCAACACAAAATGTGATGGAAACTGTGGCCCAAACCTAGGCTGGACATGTACATTTTTTGTTATTATACTTTGGTCATTCTTAATAGTTTAAAATAACTAGCTATTAGATTCTTTCTcgaattcaaataaaataactagggaaaatgacatgtttcatccttcacatttcgcaaaaatattcttttcatccctcatttttaaaataaagcaaattcatccttgacatttaaaaattagagctattacatccctgaacctaattttcaatatgaatcaaaccatccaataactcagtaataaatttcaaaaatagaaTCGATAGATCATTCGGTCAACttcatcatattcacatgacatttattaagccaaaaaaataaaaattataacataaaagaccattctttgtcttggaatagtagagtttttttttttttggtaaatcttttcatgcactgttagtatatccgcttgcgaatctagatgtgtatcataaatataaaatttggtgtttaaatttaaattaaaatgatatggtggtacataaaaccgtcagtatatacaatgataatgtaggaaagattaatctttcttttttatgttataattttttatttttagattcATTAATTTTCacatgaatatcaagttgagttaaccaAGTGATCTATCAATTACACCCCCGAAATTTGTAATCAGGTTGATTGGTgatttgattcagattgaaatttgggttctttttttttttctgcaacGGTAGTTTTTGTATTGATTGGCAAAAGATGTACACTTATATGAGCAAAGGCCCAATGAGTTCTATACAAAAGTGTTAGAAACACTGAGGGTTAATCCATCCCTCATCTTGAAGAATGCCTAAGGCATAATCACTAATCAAATCACTTCTTTTATCTAATCTCCTATCTAGGCAAAAGGAGCATTTTTGGAACAATGCTCTGAGGTTGTTAATATCATCAGCCAAAGTAGATATTTTGATATCCTTAGCCACTCCTGACGTAAACACTTTCAGCAGTTGTGGGCTGGGAACATGGACTGAGATTTTCTGCCATTGCTGATGTCTGGCCTTTATAATGGCCATCTTCACAGCTTCTGCTATAGTCTGCAACTGATTAACTGATATCCTATCAACTGGTGCCCAGGCTGCCACCACCTGATAGCTGTGGTTAGTTGCTAAAATCCCAATACCAACCCTTTTGGATTGTTCCTGTACACTAATTGATAATTTGATATGCATTTCATCACTTCGTACCTCCATTGGTTCTACTTCGTCACCTTCCCTTCCAGCATCCCCAGGGGTCATTGTCTCAGTACTCCAAGCTGAAGCTTGCTCCTGCCATTCCTGTTGTGCCTTATTGACTGTTTTCCAAGGATGCTTTCGTTTAGCATTAAACTTCCATTCATTTCTCCTTTTCCAAATTTGCCAAAGGATATTCGTGGTAAGCTCTATATGCTCCCTCCCCTTTTTCCTACATGAAGCTTCTAGCAATGCAGTCCACCAAACTCTAAAATTCCCTGACTGTCCAGATAGCCCATCCCACTGTATTGGAGCCATTTTCCATACCTCTTGAGCTCTGCTGCATTGAAAAAACATATGTTCAATAGACTCACTATGTTCTCCACAACCCTCACATATTGGATCTCCATGGTGAGTTCTATTAAACACCAAAGCATTAACTGGCAGTAGCCCATTTAGGCTCCTCCAAATGAAGtgttttattttgcttttgACTTTTAGCTTCCACAACCACTTCCATTGCTTTCCATTGAAGTTTGCTGAACTCGTTTCTGCCTCATCAACTCCTCTTCCTATGTGTTGGGTTGCATCTCTGCTCAAAGCCTTGTATCCAGAGTTGACCGTATAGATGCCATTGCCACTATGTATCCAGTAGTTGCTGTCTTCACTTCCTGAGATACTTATAGGGATATCCAGAATTTCGTCAGCATCCTTCCTGTTGAATGTTCTGTATACCAAAGGTTTCCTCCATCTAAAGCCACTGATCAGCTCATCTACACTTCTGATATTGCAATTCTGAGGCCTTGCAGTTGTGACTTTCCAATCCTTGTTTCCTGGGATCCATTTATCCTCCCAAATATTTGTAGACTTGCCATTGCCAATCTTCTTCCTAGTACCATTTTGCACAAAATCTCTCACCTTCATCATACTTTGCCAAATCCAGGAAGCACACTTTGGGACTTTGCATTTAAAGATTGAGTCCCTATGGAAATACTTTGCTCTCAAAACCTTGCTGACTAATAAATTTGGTTTGGAAATCAATCTCCATACCAGTTTAGCCAGCAAGGCTTTGTTGAAAGTCTGCAAGTCTTTAAACCCCAATCCTCCATCTTTTTTCTCTTTAGCCAATCTCCCCCATGAACACCAGTGCATTTTATCTTTTCCATCCTTTTCTCCCCACCAGTAGTTAGCTAACATGGAGGTCACCTCTTTACACAATTTTTTAGGGAGTATAAAACAGGACATTGTATAAACTGGCATTGCCATGGAAACTGCCTTCAATAACACTTCTTTCCCTCCTTGGCTAAGCAACTTGTTCTTCCAGCTTTTCATTCTTCTACTGATACTATCCTTAATGTATCCAAAAACTTGCTGTTTTGATCTTGTTATCACCATAGGGAGCCCCAGATATTTCCCTTGAGTAGCCACCTGAATTGTGCCTAGGCTTAGGATCACTTCCCTTTTCCTCTGATAACTAACATTGCTGCTGAAGAAAACTGAGGACTTTTCCAGGTTTATAGATTGACCAGACCCCTTCTCATACTTCCTCAAAATTTGAATGAGTTCCCTGGCTTCCTCTCTTTCAGCTTTACAGAAAATCAATGAATCATCCGCAAAAAACAGGTGAGTCATGCTTGGTCCATACCTACTAATCTTCATCCCTGAGATCCTTTTCTCTTCCTCAGCTTGCTTCAGTAAATTGGAGAACCCTTCTGAAcataaaaggaaaaggtaagGTGACAGTGGGTCACCTTGTCTTATTCCTCTTTCTGGAGTTACAAACTCTTTAGGTACTCCATTAATGCTGAAGGAGTATGTAACTGAGGAGAGGCAACTCCATATCCAATTCCTCCAGACTGTACAGTAGCCCATCTTTTCCATCATGGCATCAAGGAATTTCCACTCCACTCTGTCGTAGGCCTTGGACATGTCCAGCTTCACAGCCATAAAACCATTCTGTCCTTGATTCTTATTTTTCATGTAATGCAAATACTCATGAGACAAAATGACATTATCAAGGATTTGCCTGCCTGGGATAAAAGCTGACTGATTTTTACTAATGCAGAGGCTTAAAACATTCTTCAGTCTATTGGCCAATATTTTTGAAATCACTTTGTACACAACATTACAGAGGCTAATTGGCCTATAGCTCTTCAAGTTAGTAGGATTCTGAATTTTGGGTATGAGGGAGATGATCGTGTGATTCCAAGACTTAGGCAAATTGCCAGATTGGAAAAAATGCTTAATGGCTGCAACTAAATCAGGTTTAACAACATgccagaatttttgaaaaaacaagGGAGACATACCATCTTGACCTGGAGCCTTATTAGGATTCATGGAAAAAAGAGCTGATTTAATCTCCCTCTCATTAATTTCTCTAGTTAACTTAGCATTCATCTCAGTAGTGATAGTAGGAGATATACCATGAAGAATCTCTGCTATCCCCTCACTCCCTGAACTGGAGAAAAGGCCTCTATAATAATCAGCTATTTCCATTCCCAGCTCCTCCTCACTATTTGTCCAAGTTCCATCCTCCCTTTGAATGTTAAGCATTCtgtttctccttcttcttccctTCACACAAGCATGAAAAAATTTGGTGTTCTTATCTCCTTCTCTCAACCAATCAATCCTTGCTTTCTGAGCCCAATACTGCTCTTCATCAGAGTAAGCCTCTTTCAGCTGCTTCTTCAAGTCTGCAATCTTATCCTTAGGGGTGAGCAATTACGGTAAATACCGATTTACCGACCGAAATCGATTTCAATTTGGTAAATCGAATTTGgtaattcggtaattcggtcGGTAAATCGGGGATATAGTACAAGTTGAAATCGAATTAGGTTCGAAAACGATTTTATAGTTTTTGAATTCGGAtataccgaattcgaattcattTCGGTAAAGCGGTAATAATATACCGTTTTCAATTTCGAAATTCCCGAATTAAGTTACATAGGAAATAGTTCATTATGTCCGATATTCATATTGGTCCAATTTCAGATTTTCAGACGTGGTGCCCTAATTCCGCTCTTCGTCCCCTCTTCCTCTCGCTCCTCTGCACTGCCGCGGCCCGCGGCGCAGTCCCATCTTCCTCAGTTCCCCTCTTTCTCTCGTTTCTTCTCCTCTCCTCATTCTGCTCAGTCCTCTCCTCAGTCAGTCCTCTGTCCTTTCCTCTCCTCTGCTCAGTCCACTCTTTCTCCGTTTCCCATTCTGACCGAGGTTTCACCATTGCTGACCGAGCGGAGCATCCACTATCACCAGGAGGTCCAGGACCACAGTTCGCTAGTGCTGATTCCAGTGAAGCCTTGGATAAGCCTATCAGGTAAATGGGTTTATGAAAAAGACTCAATAATTGGATTTTCatttggtgttttttttttcttttggtattTGATTCTGGATGTCGTTGTTTAATTTGCTAGTTTTTTTATATGGGCTAATTTAATTTCAGTGGAACTTGTATGATGTTTGATGCTCAATTTCCTTCCTGATTGAATCTTGATAAAAGTTATGAGTTTTTGAATTGGATAAGAGTAGTTGAGCCGGTACAAACTTGAGCAAACTTGGATCAGTTTCATTCTTCTTCTAGTGCAGCAAACTTGAGCCGGTTCTCCCTCTCTTCTTCTTAATCTTTGCATTTACAAATCATCTAATGTTGATTCCTGGATTTTTTGTCCTGTCAGGTATTATTGTTAATGGAAACATTGCCTGGTATTAAGTGACCGTGGACGTTTTATTCGTGTGAATTGCCAAAATGGATAGACTGTTGAACTCAAGTCAATGTCGAAATTGGTTCATTTCTTCATTTAAAGCTTTAGATCTGttccatatattttttttgaggtTTTGGCCTCTGTTTTGTCATGGCATTAGTGGGAAGTCTTTTGTACAGATTATCACATGTGCCAATTATCTGGCCACTAGAATACATACTCCAATACCCATTGTCTTCGATTATCTGAAAGGAGAAAAGTAAACATTATTCTAGGCTATCATTAAGCTTCAAATTTACCAGTAGCAACTGATGTTACTGCTTACGATTGCAATGCTGCTTAGGATGAAGATGATTGATGCCCACTTAAATGACTAGGAGTCAAGAGCATACTGTTGCTTGTATGGGAGTGACCTTGTAATTATGCAGCTTTATCATATAATTGGAATTTCGATGTTAGATTAATTACTAATGCTTTTGTTTGTGCGTGGGACTTTGTGGTCTTAGTAAAAACATTCCCAGACAGCACTCATTGTGTCTCTAGTTGATTTTCTCAGCGTTCATTGAATGTTGTCCTGAGTTGGTTCTTCAATTTCATCTAgtcttttatttcaattttattgctAAATGATTGTTGCACTAAATTGTATAATTTATTTGCTCAGATTCTCGCAAAACTTAAGGTATGTCTACTACTAATGAGGGTGAGAGTAATCCAAGTCACAATGAGTTAGAACAAGAAGGATCATCTAGAGGTCTTCTTCCTAGTCCTACAACACAAAGCTGTGAAGAATCTGGTTTTGGCAAGAAAAGAGGAGAGTACAAGAAGAGGTCCAAAGCTTGGGATCATTTTCATGTAAAGCATGTGAATGGAGTTCGTCATGCAATTTGCAAATACTGTGAGAAGGACATAGCCGCGGATCCCAAAAGTCATGGTACGACTCCCCTTAATACTCATGTAGCTAAATGTCCTCTAAATCCTAAAAATAAGCACACTGGCCAGGCTACTTTGTGTTTGGGTGAAACTGAAACATTAGAGGGAGAGGTTAAAGGGGCACTCATAAGTTGGAAATTTGATGCGGAAGCCATTAGAAAAAGCATAGCTTATATGGTAATTGTTGATGAATTGCCATTTAAACATGTAGAGGGTAGAGGTTTTCAATACATGATGCGGACTGCTTGTCCATCATTTAGAATTCCTTCGAGGTGGACTATTTCTAGAGATTGCTATCAGCTGTATTTAGATGAaaaaattaagttgaaacaTCTCTTGAAGAATAACAGTGGCAAAATTTGTCTAACCACAGATTCTTGGACATCCATTCAAAGGATAAACTATATGTGCCTCACTGCCCATTTCATAGATAATGATTGGAAACTGAACAAAAAGATCCTAAATTTCTGTCCTATTACTAGTCACAAGGGAACTGAAGTTGGTAAGGCCATAGAAAAGTGTCTACTAGAATGGGGAGTTGATGATATCCTAACTGTTACAGTTGACAATGCAAGTTCCAATGATGTAGCTGTCAGCTATTTACGAGGAAAACTTCAAAATTGGGGGAAAGCTGTGTTAGGGGGGAAATGGACTCATGTGAGATGTGTAGCTCACATAGTGAATCTAATTGTTAATGATGGCATCAAAAAACTGGGGGAATCAGTTGATTGTATCAGGGCAGCAGTTAGATATGTTAGACAGTCACCTTCTAGATTGAAAAAATTCAAGGAATGTgtggaaattgaaaaaattgaatgCAAAAGATTGCTCTGTTTAGATGTCTCTACTAGGTGGAATTCTACATATCTAATGCTAGACACGGCTCAAAGGTTTGAACGGGCTTTTGAGAGGTTCGAGGAGCAGGATCCTTACATGCTTCAAGAGTTAGAAAATCTGCCAACAAAATCTGATTGGACAAAAGCTAGATTCttggtaatttttttggagAACTTTTATCAGCTAACTGTGAAGGTTTCTGGTTCCAAATATGTgacttcaaataattttttcactGATATTAGTCACATACATGGCATTTTAATTGAAATGGCAGCAAGTGATAATGAAGAATTAAGTTCAATGGCAAGATCAATGAAGGAGAAATATGATAAGTATTGGGGAAAGATTGAAAAGATGAATATGCTGATTTTTATTTCCTCCATGCTTGATCCTCGAACTAAACTTGAATACCTTGAATTTGTGGTTTGCCAAATGTATGGTGAGTCCGATGGTACAACAATAGCTGGCCTTGCAAAAGATGCAATGTTTGAGCTGTTTAATGAATACAAGATGCTCAACACACCTGCCTCAAATTCTGTGTCTCATGTTTCTTCACTTTCAAGTGAATCTCAAAGGAgtaaaactacattttatggaCATGGGAATGCCTCTAAAACAATCACTGATCGGTACAAGTTGGAgtttaagaagagaaaaatggaactTGGGGATAGGGATGCAAAATCTGAATTAGAGAAATATTTGAATGAGGATTGTGAGGAAAATGATGAGAGATTTGATATCTTGTTATGGTGGAAGGCCAATAGCCTTAGATTCCCAATCCTTTCAAAACTTGCTCGTGATGTGTTAGCAGTCCCAATTTCTACTGTGGCCTCCGAATCTGCTTTTAGTACCGGAAGTCGTGTTCTTGATACATTTAGGAGTTCTTTGACTCCTAGAATTGTGCAAAGTTTAATATGTGCTCAAGATTGGTTTCGGTCCTCCAAGACAGAATTAAATGTAGAAGAAAATCTGGAAGAACTTGAAGCCTTCGAATCTGGTAtgctatcaaaatttttattgcaaaatttgaagtatttctttaTTTCTAATAATTGCCTTTATGATACTTCATGAATTTTGTTTGTTCTTGCAGAGTTGCTGAAGACCGGAACTGAATCAACTGTAATTGACCTTTGAGAGGTCACAAATGCTGAAGTTTGAGAGTTGAACCACCTATAATTGTTTGTTCTTGTGGATTGTGGATTGTTTCTAGATAATTGACCTTTATGATTTCTGGATTGATTTCTGTAATTTCTGATTGTGGATTTATGatttctggatttgtggatTTGTCATTTCTGGATATGTATGAAGTTTGGGATAGTTAGTAATTTTGAAGTTTTCTAGATTCTGTTTGGATTTGTGATTTCTTAAGTAATGCTGTTTTGAACTGGTAGGCGTTAGCTACTGGGAAGAGGTTTTATATGTTGTGATTTGGTAGTGCAATCATCTGGCTATTGTGCCTATGGACGTGATTACTACTtctattttttgattattttggtgCAGCTTTATGAATGATAATTGTGAACAGCACTTATTTTATTGCTagaaattattttattatacaAAGCAAAACAGGCTGCAATTGCTTCAGGAATTCGGTCAATTCGGTCAATTCGTGTTTACCGAATTCAATCCGAattgaattcgaattcggaatTTGGTAATTCGAATACGAATTAGGTCGAAATATCCCAACACCATTTACCGAAAATTACCGATTTCAAcctaccgaattcgaattcgatgctCACCCCTACTTATCCTTAACTCCTGAGTCCTTAGATTCCTTGATCTCCTTAATCTGAAGCTTAACTTGATTGATTCTTAGCAAAGAGTTCCCTGTGAAGTTGTTTTTCCATTTGAGAAGAGCCACTCTGCAGTTAGCAATCTGTCTAGTGATCTTGTACATAGTGTTCTCTTCAACTGGGTGTTTCCAAGCTTGCTCAACCACTTGATTAATGTcctcccttttgagccatctcTTATCAAAGAAAAATCTTGATCTTCGTTTTTCTGCTCTAGGCCAATTGTCGATAAGCAGCATACTATGGTCTGATCCCAGAGTTTCCACATGGTCACATTTAgttttatcaaaaatttgacCCCAGCTTACAGTGCTCAGGCCCCTGTCCAATCTTTGCCTAATCTCCCCCTCACCTTCCCAATTGTTGCTCCATGTCCAGGGGTTACCCGTAAATCCTAGGTCCACAAGGCTGTTATGCTCTATAAACCTATTAAAATCCTTGAAACTTCTGTCATCTCTTGCTCTCCCTCCCCACTTCTCTTCATTGGAGAGAATGTCATTGAAATCCCCTGCTAACAGCCATTTGTCCCCCCACAATTGTTGTCTCCTTGTCAAAACTTCCCACTGATGTTTCCTTATGTTAACATCACAGCTCATGTAAACCCCAATAAACCACCACTCAATTTGAGTATCCGGATCAAACACTAGTGCCTCTATGGTGAGGGCAGTTGTTACCACTTTCCTAACCTCTATATCATTGTTCCAAAACAAGGCCATCCCTTCTTTCCTATCCATAGCTTCCACAATCACACTTTCCTCAAATCTCAGTATTTTTTGGACCTTTTTCATATAACAAAATCTGTTTTTGGTTTcactt
This window contains:
- the LOC140013780 gene encoding uncharacterized protein yields the protein MIRKSSACFASATTISRIVRRGELSTLFLKPFSPSSKTSTPLPTPVDKFLKTDCKNAKANNINDALDHFDHMLQMHPPLPMSYFNSLLAAVAKNKHYNHVYSMYGRILDADLEPDFITLNILLNSCCTLQRVSLAFAVLGVIYRKGYRPNIVTFTSLIKGMGLEGKIGEAVRLFKKIIELGCQPNIKTWGILINALCRSGHSEKALDLHRKMGSGTVPSGSKFKTNLVCYSTIIDGLCKEGLMDKAKELFLEMEGQRISPDVVVYSSLIHGLCDAGEWEEAKGFFITMLDRGIRPNVVTFNILINALCKEGKLSEANGLLDLMIQRVENPDVITFNTLMDGLCLEGKVDDARELFVSMAAKGHECNVISYNILINGYFKCRRSDEAMRLYREMVQKGCKPMISTFNSLLTGLFQDGMVEDARKCFADMQVYGITPESSTNNILLSGFCKNDCLMEAMELFHNLEKSGCELQIETFNCILDGLCKGGKLDIAIELFGTLSERGLVPTVVTYSIMIHGFCKAGNLEKASNMFLEMEEKGCAPNLVTFNTLMRGFCISNEADRVIELLQRLAEREFLPDASTLSVVIDLLSKDDRHMKYLNLIPTFPIQA
- the LOC140020203 gene encoding uncharacterized protein; the protein is MGLSKASLESALANCGPGPPGDSGCSARSAMVKPRSEWETEKEWTEQRRGKDRGLTEERTEQNEERRRNERKRGTEEDGTAPRAAAVQRSERKRGRRAELGHHDKIADLKKQLKEAYSDEEQYWAQKARIDWLREGDKNTKFFHACVKGRRRRNRMLNIQREDGTWTNSEEELGMEIADYYRGLFSSSGSEGIAEILHGISPTITTEMNAKLTREINEREIKSALFSMNPNKAPGQDGMSPLFFQKFWHVVKPDLVAAIKHFFQSGNLPKSWNHTIISLIPKIQNPTNLKSYRPISLCNVVYKVISKILANRLKNVLSLCISKNQSAFIPGRQILDNVILSHEYLHYMKNKNQGQNGFMAVKLDMSKAYDRVEWKFLDAMMEKMGYCTVWRNWIWSCLSSVTYSFSINGVPKEFVTPERGIRQGDPLSPYLFLLCSEGFSNLLKQAEEEKRISGMKISRYGPSMTHLFFADDSLIFCKAEREEARELIQILRKYEKGSGQSINLEKSSVFFSSNVSYQRKREVILSLGTIQVATQGKYLGLPMVITRSKQQVFGYIKDSISRRMKSWKNKLLSQGGKEVLLKAVSMAMPVYTMSCFILPKKLCKEVTSMLANYWWGEKDGKDKMHWCSWGRLAKEKKDGGLGFKDLQTFNKALLAKLVWRLISKPNLLVSKVLRAKYFHRDSIFKCKVPKCASWIWQSMMKVRDFVQNGTRKKIGNGKSTNIWEDKWIPGNKDWKVTTARPQNCNIRSVDELISGFRWRKPLVYRTFNRKDADEILDIPISISGSEDSNYWIHSGNGIYTVNSGYKALSRDATQHIGRGVDEAETSSANFNGKQWKWLWKLKVKSKIKHFIWRSLNGLLPVNALVFNRTHHGDPICEGCGEHSESIEHMFFQCSRAQEVWKMAPIQWDGLSGQSGNFRVWWTALLEASCRKKGREHIELTTNILWQIWKRRNEWKFNAKRKHPWKTVNKAQQEWQEQASAWSTETMTPGDAGREGDEVEPMEVRSDEMHIKLSISVQEQSKRVGIGILATNHSYQVVAAWAPVDRISVNQLQTIAEAVKMAIIKARHQQWQKISVHVPSPQLLKVFTSGVAKDIKISTLADDINNLRALFQKCSFCLDRRLDKRSDLISDYALGILQDEGWINPQCF